Sequence from the Thermosinus carboxydivorans Nor1 genome:
ATGGTCTGGAGCGCCACTACCAACCGGATAAAATCAGGGGTGGATACGCCCTCATATAAGCTATAGATGCTGCCTCCCTGGCAGTGAAATTTTTTGTCGCGAATGCTGGCTAGGGCTTGTTCGGCAAGCTGGGGACAAGCCCGGCGGCCGGCATGTTCGCGCCAGCTGGCGAGTTCGCGGCTCACCATGGGAAAAACCTGGCCGACGAATTTAAGGATGAGGCTGAGACTGGCGGCGCGGCTGGCAAGTTGGCGTACCACCGTTATTCCTCCCCCCCGCTGAGGTAATCTACGAATATTTTACCTCTCGAGTTGATTGACTAATCGATGGCTAGAGGAATTTTTTGATAAGTTCGATGTTTTGCCATCAGCGGCTTGGCAAAGCCTTGATAAATATCCTGCTTTGGTATTTTCGCGGGTAGGCCGGCATTACCTTCAACTAAAGAAAATTGAAATAAGTCAATTTTTAAATAAGTCAAGCTTGATCCCACATTTTTTTATTTTCGGCAGGAATATTACACCAATACGTCATATTATCATAGTAATACTTTAATATAATGAAGGAGTGGAGAGTGTGTCGAAAAAGTGGTTTAAACTTACCGCTATACTTACGCTTATGCTGTTTGTTGTCGTATTCGCGGCCGGGTGCAGCTCTGGCCAGCAGCCGCAGCAAGCAGCAGCGCCCAAGACTAAGCAGGTCAAAATCGCTATTTCTACCTGGTCGGGATTTGGCCCCTTATTTATTGCCCGCGACAAGGGTTTTTTCAAGAAATACGGCATTGACATGGATATTCAGATGATCCAGGGGCTTGCTGAGCGCAAGCAAGCGCTGGCTGGCAGAAAAGTTGACGGACTGGCTATCACGTTTGATATTGTTTCCCAGACCGTTGCGGCCGGACTGCCTGTGAAAGTTATCTGGGCCCTTGCCGACTCGGCCGGCGGCGACGGGATCCTGGTGAAGTCCGGCATTAATTCGGTACAGGACCTCAGGGGCAAAGAAGTGGCTTTTGACTACGGCACGGTCTCTCATGTCTTTTTGACTATGGTGCTGGACAAAGCAGGCATGACGGAGAAAGACATAAAAATTGTGCAGATGACCGGTGGTGATGCCGGGGCGGCGTTTGTTTCCGGCAAA
This genomic interval carries:
- a CDS encoding ABC transporter substrate-binding protein; the encoded protein is MSKKWFKLTAILTLMLFVVVFAAGCSSGQQPQQAAAPKTKQVKIAISTWSGFGPLFIARDKGFFKKYGIDMDIQMIQGLAERKQALAGRKVDGLAITFDIVSQTVAAGLPVKVIWALADSAGGDGILVKSGINSVQDLRGKEVAFDYGTVSHVFLTMVLDKAGMTEKDIKIVQMTGGDAGAAFVSGKIDAAVTWEPWLSKATKESKGKVLATSKDFPGLIVDTIAFHADFAKENPDVLQGVVNAMKDAMDWYAANPDEGNKIMAQGLKISEQEMKENLQGELSLSITRIM